The DNA sequence CCTCGGCCAGAAAGTCCGCATAGGTGACTTTGCTTCCGTCTGCCAGATGAAGAAACGGCGCGTCACGGCCCGCATTTGCCCCGTAGAGGGTGTCGTAGAGTGGATTGCCCATGTCTTACCTTTCCGCCTTGAGCATGTTGGTGCCCGTTCTGGCCAGAGATGTCACCTCGGAACTGGCGACGATCTTTTGATTTGTCTGAAAATTCTCATGATTTGCCGCGACTTGCGCAAGATCGTAGAGGTAGTTCACCATGACGCCACCCGACTGAGCCTGCCCGTTCGGCGTGTCGTCCGCATCCGCGTGGACCGCATGCACCAGCGCGCCGTTGCCCAGATGAAACCGCGCCACCGGGTCGAAGGGCGCATCATTGGGCCCTCTGGCGTTCAGCAGGTAATGCGCCGCCAGCGCGCGCCGGTCCTCTGGCTCTTGCGGCATCGCGATGCCCTGCGCACTGGCCCATCTGGTCAAAAGCGGAATCGGCGACAGGGTGACAAAGGACTTGAGCATCGGCAGTTCCGCCGCAAGGTCCGCCGCGACCTGTTTGATCAGCGAATTGCCGAACGACACGCTGGCCAGACCCGCCTGACAATTCGAGATCGAGTAGAACACAGCGGTATCACAGCTTTCGGGATCCAGCGCGGTGCGGTCTTCGGCCAGCACCGTCCGGACCGAACCGGGGATGCCGCGGGTCAGGGCGACTTCGACGAAAATCAGCGGCTCATCCGGCATCGCGGGGTGAAAAAAGGCAAAGCAGCGCCGGTCTCGCGGTTGCAGGCGACGGCGCAGGTCGTCCCAGCTTTGGATGGCGTGCACGGCCTCGTAGGCGGTGATCTTCTCCAGGATATGGGCCGGGCTTTCCCAGTTGATCGGGCGCAGCACCAGAAAGCCGCGGTTGAACCAGGACGCAAAGAGGTGCCGGAAGTCGAGGTCCAGCGCCGCCAGTTCCGGGTCGTCGCCGGCCAGCCGCAACAGGTCGGCACGCATCCGCACCAGCGCGCCGGTCGCCCCGGGCACCCGGTTCAGGCGGCGGATCAGTTCCTGTCGCTTCGGCTCTGCCGCCGTCATGAATGCGCGGTAGGTCTGTTTCGACGGGGCCTGTTCATAGGCGTCCAGTGACGTGCGGACCGTCTCCGGGTCGATGTTCATCGCATGGGCGAGGTGACGCAGGAAGCCCAGCTTGCCGTTGTCGTCGAAGCTGGCAAACTGGTCCAGGATATCCTGCGCCAGCGCCAGCTCCGACAGTTCGCCCGCGCTGCCCAGAAGGTCTTCCATCAGATCCTCCACCGGCCGCGCCGAGGGCGCTTTCTGTCCCAGGGTGAGGTGACGGCGATCAAGCATCGTGGAGAGCAGGTCGGCAAGTAACGTCATTGATCTGGTCCTTGTCGTGTCGATCGCGCGGCGGCGTCGCGGGGCAGGGGCCGGCGTGTGGCCAGGCGCCCCTCACCGGATCAAGTGGCCTGTGCGCCGGGGCGCCGAAGGTAAGGCGCGCCACCTGGATCATAGGGGTGCTGTGTTTTTTGGGTCAACACTTTTGTATACAAGATATTAGTTATTGCGTGCCTCAGGTCCTCAAGCTACTTTTTTCCCATGGAATTACGCAGCGCGGTGAATATCGCAAGATCTTTGGAAGAAATGATCTTTGACGGCACTTTCGCCGACGGCGATCGGCTGGACGAGGTGCGGTTGGCCGAGCAGTTCGGCGTATCGCGCACGCCGCTGCGCGAGGCCCTGCAAAGGCTGGAAAGCTCCGGCCTCGTGACCCTGATCCCCCGGCGGGGTGCCTTCGTGCGTCAACCCGGCCCGCTGGAGCTGCTGGAGATGTTCGAGGTCATGGCAGAGATGGAGGCTGTCTGCGCCAGACTTGCGGCGCGGCGGATGTCGAACGGTGCGCTGGATGAGCTGCGCGAAGCCAACAGGCGTTGTGAGGCGGCCTCGGACGCGCAGGATCCGGACCTTTACTATGCCGAAAACGAACGGTTTCACGCCGCGATCTACCGTGAATCCGGCAACAGCTTTCTCGAACAGGAAAGCCTGAAGCTTCAGAAACGCCTGCGTCCCTTCCGCCGTCAGCAGCTGCGGTCCCGTGGACGGTTGAAACAATCCCTGTCCGAACACCAGGTGATCGTCGCGGCGCTGGCAGAGGGGGACAGTGTGGCCGCCGCCAATGCCGTGCGCGACCATGTGACCGTCCAGGGCGAAGGGTTCCAGCGGTTGATGGCCAGCCTCAAGGCCATCGCCTCCTGAAAGTTCTGTCCCGGCGTCCGGCGGTCCAGATCGCTGCCCCGGACGGTTCATGCGCGTGATACCTGACCCTGCGGAACCGGCGGTGCTGCTCAATTCATGGTCATGATGTCGTGCGATACGCGGAACCGGCAAAAAAAGGTCCTCAAGCCGCTTGACGGATTACGACATGATCTTGTTGTATACAAAAACAACAAAAAGAAATGCACACCGACGGCCAACCAACAGAGAGGACGACCATGAAACTCAAGACATTGATGATGGGGAGCGCGCTGGGCCTTGCAATCGCCGCGCCCGCCTTCGCCGACAAATCCGACGACACGCTCCGTCTGGCTTTCCTGAAGGAACTGGAATCGGTCGACAACTACTTCAACTCGGCCCGCGAAGGCATTCTGATCTCCCGCGCGGTCTGGGACGGTCTGCTCTATCGCGATCCCGATACCGGCGAATTCAAAGGCAACCTGGCGACCGAATGGACCTGGATTGATGACGTCACCATCGAGCTCAAGCTGCGCGAGGGCGTCACTTTCCACAATGGCGAGCCGTTCAATGCCGATGACGTGGTCTATACGGTCAATTACGTGACCAACCCCGACAACGGGATCAAGGTCTCGGCCAACGTGAACTGGATGAAGAGCGCGGAGAAGGTTGACGACTATACCGTGCGCATCAACCTGGTCGCGCCTTTCCCGCCTGCCGAGGAATACCTGGCCGGCCCGGTCGTCATGTACCCGAACGAATATTACGAAGAAGTCGGCCCGACCGGCATGGCCACGGCCCCCATCGGCACCGGCCCCTATAAGGTCGATCTGGTCGAGCCGGGGCAGCTTTACGAGCTGTCCAAGTTCGAGGATTACCACGACAGCCCCAAGGGTGAGGCGGACATCGGCAAGATCGAAGTCAAGACGATCCCCGATATGAACACCCAGGTAGCAGAGCTGTTCAATGGCGGGCTC is a window from the Sulfitobacter sp. THAF37 genome containing:
- a CDS encoding malonyl-CoA decarboxylase family protein; translated protein: MTLLADLLSTMLDRRHLTLGQKAPSARPVEDLMEDLLGSAGELSELALAQDILDQFASFDDNGKLGFLRHLAHAMNIDPETVRTSLDAYEQAPSKQTYRAFMTAAEPKRQELIRRLNRVPGATGALVRMRADLLRLAGDDPELAALDLDFRHLFASWFNRGFLVLRPINWESPAHILEKITAYEAVHAIQSWDDLRRRLQPRDRRCFAFFHPAMPDEPLIFVEVALTRGIPGSVRTVLAEDRTALDPESCDTAVFYSISNCQAGLASVSFGNSLIKQVAADLAAELPMLKSFVTLSPIPLLTRWASAQGIAMPQEPEDRRALAAHYLLNARGPNDAPFDPVARFHLGNGALVHAVHADADDTPNGQAQSGGVMVNYLYDLAQVAANHENFQTNQKIVASSEVTSLARTGTNMLKAER
- a CDS encoding GntR family transcriptional regulator, which produces MELRSAVNIARSLEEMIFDGTFADGDRLDEVRLAEQFGVSRTPLREALQRLESSGLVTLIPRRGAFVRQPGPLELLEMFEVMAEMEAVCARLAARRMSNGALDELREANRRCEAASDAQDPDLYYAENERFHAAIYRESGNSFLEQESLKLQKRLRPFRRQQLRSRGRLKQSLSEHQVIVAALAEGDSVAAANAVRDHVTVQGEGFQRLMASLKAIAS